A DNA window from Streptomyces canus contains the following coding sequences:
- a CDS encoding beta-ketoacyl synthase N-terminal-like domain-containing protein: protein MTRPVLVTGLGARCSTARDVPSFTAALRAGTCGIRTVDGDALDPGSHTLAPLDDFDLDTELAALPGVPAVLRRSASRAARRSPQPVRSALLTALEAWLDAGLHTAPVPGDRIALVVGGTNLSSRYVFEQHSVYDRRSAHLAARYALHVQDTDHVATLSQVLGVTGEGCVVGASSASGGAAVVQAARLIECGAADVALAVGALGRLGPLEWQGLATLGALAVPAADGADGWVCRPFDVDRRGFVPGEGAACLVLESAGSARARGVGGLARLTGYAQRLDANSLSDPSVAGEARTMNAALSRAGLEAGALDYVNAHATGTPAGDDAELAALRQVLGESAGRPWLNSTKALVGHCLSAAGVLEAVATVVQLRAGFVHPNPALRRPVDGALRYAGRTAETARLEHAMTTSFGFGGFNTALVLRRC, encoded by the coding sequence ATGACCCGGCCCGTGCTGGTCACCGGCCTCGGCGCGCGCTGTTCCACCGCCCGTGACGTGCCGAGCTTCACCGCGGCGCTGCGCGCGGGGACCTGCGGCATCCGCACTGTCGACGGCGACGCACTCGACCCCGGCTCGCACACATTGGCCCCCCTCGACGACTTCGACCTCGACACCGAACTCGCGGCGTTGCCCGGGGTGCCGGCGGTTCTGCGCCGCTCGGCGTCCCGGGCCGCGAGGCGGTCACCGCAGCCGGTGCGCAGCGCGCTGCTGACCGCCCTCGAAGCCTGGCTGGACGCGGGTCTCCACACCGCCCCGGTGCCCGGCGACAGGATCGCGCTCGTCGTCGGGGGAACCAACCTCTCGTCCCGCTACGTCTTCGAGCAGCACTCCGTGTACGACCGGCGGTCGGCCCACCTCGCGGCCCGCTACGCCCTGCACGTCCAGGACACCGACCATGTCGCCACCCTCAGTCAGGTGCTCGGCGTGACGGGGGAGGGGTGTGTCGTGGGGGCGTCGTCGGCGAGCGGCGGGGCGGCCGTCGTCCAGGCCGCCCGCCTCATCGAGTGCGGCGCGGCCGACGTGGCCCTGGCCGTGGGCGCTCTCGGCAGGCTCGGTCCGCTGGAGTGGCAGGGGCTCGCCACCCTGGGCGCCCTGGCCGTACCGGCGGCGGATGGGGCGGACGGCTGGGTGTGCCGTCCCTTCGACGTCGATCGCCGGGGGTTCGTACCCGGGGAGGGGGCGGCGTGTCTCGTCCTGGAGAGCGCCGGCTCGGCACGGGCGAGGGGCGTCGGCGGGCTCGCGCGGCTGACCGGGTACGCGCAGCGGCTGGACGCCAACAGCCTCAGCGATCCGAGCGTCGCGGGGGAGGCGCGCACCATGAACGCGGCCCTGAGCAGGGCCGGGCTGGAGGCCGGGGCCCTGGACTACGTGAACGCACACGCCACCGGCACCCCCGCGGGCGACGACGCGGAACTCGCGGCTCTGCGGCAGGTGTTGGGCGAGTCGGCGGGGCGCCCCTGGCTGAACTCGACGAAGGCCCTGGTGGGTCACTGTCTGAGCGCGGCGGGGGTGCTGGAGGCGGTGGCCACGGTCGTTCAACTGCGGGCGGGGTTCGTGCATCCCAATCCGGCGCTGCGGCGGCCGGTGGACGGGGCTCTCCGCTATGCCGGGCGGACGGCGGAGACCGCCCGGCTCGAGCACGCGATGACCACGAGCTTCGGTTTCGGCGGCTTCAACACCGCGCTCGTCCTGCGCCGTTGCTGA
- a CDS encoding phosphopantetheine-binding protein: MDETTAFEAVRSSTLEVLPELDPAAVTLDGSLSDLGANSIDRTEITTLAMERLDITVPVTEFHAVRNIASLVELLRKYG, from the coding sequence TTGGACGAGACCACGGCCTTCGAAGCCGTCCGCAGCAGCACGCTGGAGGTGCTGCCCGAACTTGACCCCGCGGCGGTGACGCTCGACGGTTCACTCAGTGACCTGGGGGCCAACAGCATCGACCGTACCGAGATCACCACCCTGGCCATGGAACGGCTCGACATCACCGTGCCGGTGACCGAGTTCCACGCCGTGCGGAACATCGCTTCGCTGGTCGAACTGTTGCGGAAATACGGCTGA
- a CDS encoding hydroxymethylglutaryl-CoA synthase family protein — MTAHDPHDTPAAVPAGEGVPVPRFGIEALNVHCGVARIPVPALFAGRGLDLARLANVMMNNKSVALPCEDPVTHAVNAARPLIDRMTPAGREAIELLVTSTESGIDYSKSVASYVHEYLGLSRHCRVLEVKQACYGATAALQLAAAHIASGLSPGAKALVIGTDVSLVDEGAQYTEPAMGTGAAALVIGDDPRVLALDPGAFGTYSYETFDSARPGPTFDVADADRSLFAYLDCLSGSFGAYAERVEGADFATTFDHLAMHTPFAGLVRAAHRKMLRESSGVRSPEAVEEDFDRRVAPALAYPREVGNLCSGSLYLALAGLLETARPRPGDRVGLFSYGSGCASEFYSGVVDARAQREVAALGIGRSLAARSELTFEEYTELLGETRSCLVPERERRIDVDRYVPLLDSFTKERELLLHTGIDGFHRTYTWHSADRPAGR; from the coding sequence GTGACGGCCCACGACCCGCACGACACCCCCGCCGCGGTACCGGCGGGCGAAGGGGTGCCCGTGCCCCGCTTCGGCATCGAGGCGCTCAACGTCCACTGCGGCGTGGCCCGCATCCCCGTGCCCGCCCTCTTCGCCGGCCGCGGTCTCGACCTTGCGCGCCTCGCCAACGTGATGATGAACAACAAGTCCGTCGCCCTGCCCTGCGAGGACCCGGTCACCCACGCCGTCAACGCCGCCCGTCCGCTGATCGACCGCATGACACCGGCCGGGCGCGAGGCCATCGAACTGCTCGTCACTTCCACCGAGTCGGGGATCGACTACAGCAAGTCGGTCGCGTCCTACGTCCATGAGTACTTGGGGCTGAGCCGCCACTGCCGTGTCCTGGAGGTCAAACAGGCCTGTTACGGCGCCACGGCGGCCCTCCAGCTCGCCGCCGCCCACATCGCCTCGGGGCTGTCGCCCGGTGCCAAGGCCCTGGTGATCGGCACGGACGTCTCCCTGGTCGACGAGGGAGCGCAGTACACCGAACCCGCCATGGGGACGGGGGCCGCCGCCCTCGTCATAGGGGACGATCCTCGTGTACTCGCCCTGGATCCCGGGGCGTTCGGCACCTACAGCTACGAGACCTTCGACTCCGCCCGCCCCGGGCCCACCTTCGACGTGGCCGACGCCGACCGCTCGCTCTTCGCCTATCTGGACTGTCTCAGCGGCAGCTTCGGCGCTTACGCGGAGCGGGTGGAAGGCGCCGACTTCGCCACCACCTTCGACCACCTCGCGATGCACACCCCGTTCGCCGGGCTCGTCCGGGCGGCGCACCGCAAGATGCTCCGGGAGAGTTCCGGAGTACGCTCGCCGGAGGCCGTCGAGGAGGACTTCGACCGCCGGGTCGCACCGGCGCTGGCCTACCCGCGCGAGGTCGGCAACCTGTGCTCGGGCTCCCTCTACCTCGCGCTGGCCGGTTTGCTGGAGACGGCCCGGCCCCGCCCCGGGGACAGAGTGGGCCTGTTCTCGTACGGCTCCGGGTGTGCCTCGGAGTTCTACAGCGGCGTCGTCGACGCACGCGCCCAGCGGGAGGTCGCGGCGCTGGGGATCGGCCGGTCTCTCGCCGCCCGCAGCGAGCTGACGTTCGAGGAGTACACCGAGCTGCTGGGCGAGACGCGTTCCTGCCTCGTTCCCGAACGTGAACGACGCATCGACGTCGACCGCTACGTGCCGCTGCTCGACAGCTTCACCAAGGAACGCGAGCTGCTGCTGCACACCGGCATCGACGGCTTCCACCGCACCTACACCTGGCACTCCGCCGACCGGCCCGCCGGGCGCTGA
- a CDS encoding phosphopantetheine-binding protein, translated as MTARARIEEVVTETVLDILPGLDKDRVRGRAHLRDLGADSVDRVEIIVGLLDRLAIQEPLASFADLPDIDALTDLLHELLDERSGR; from the coding sequence GTGACGGCACGCGCCCGGATCGAGGAAGTGGTGACGGAAACGGTCCTCGACATCCTGCCCGGCCTCGACAAGGACCGCGTCAGGGGCAGAGCCCATCTGCGGGACCTGGGGGCCGACTCGGTCGACCGGGTCGAGATCATCGTCGGCCTCCTGGACCGTCTGGCCATCCAGGAGCCCTTGGCGAGCTTCGCCGACCTTCCCGACATCGACGCCCTGACCGACCTGTTGCACGAGCTGCTGGACGAGAGGAGCGGCCGGTGA
- a CDS encoding LnmK family bifunctional acyltransferase/decarboxylase, with amino-acid sequence MTSAERPHAPARPKAAWIPAGVEHVDATTVVRTERVTPGMCGPNSLFAARLGDWTWDAVTAATGTDVYDARGEDGSPVYLSFSYFRIHGSRVLHPLSLGFGDRIRVVSGVFGEGSESVLTLHRVRRDDGSAPRPLDPVAFHTEPDPGDLRVENFNRWIARGREGSNKGLVRAAPVGFSHHHLPVVPREFSPRLAYAHARDNGTFLDGPPEGHDAVVTGFTVDYPVEASRDLNGVGLLYFASYFAMLDWALLRLWAHLGRGEREFRDRAVLDQRICYLGNADADTTIRITLILWRNTADPSEERIEAVLHDLGRDTALAVAELKVAGGKPGR; translated from the coding sequence ATGACGAGCGCGGAACGCCCGCACGCCCCCGCGCGACCGAAAGCCGCGTGGATCCCCGCCGGAGTGGAGCACGTCGACGCCACCACGGTCGTGCGCACCGAACGAGTCACCCCGGGGATGTGCGGCCCCAACTCGCTGTTCGCCGCACGCCTTGGCGACTGGACGTGGGACGCGGTCACCGCCGCGACCGGCACCGACGTGTACGACGCCCGCGGCGAGGACGGGTCGCCCGTCTACCTCTCCTTCTCCTACTTCCGCATCCACGGGAGCCGGGTGCTGCACCCGCTCTCCCTGGGGTTCGGCGACCGGATCCGCGTGGTGTCCGGAGTTTTCGGGGAGGGCAGCGAGTCGGTCCTCACACTGCACCGTGTCCGGCGCGACGACGGCTCGGCGCCGCGCCCCCTGGATCCGGTCGCCTTCCACACCGAGCCGGACCCCGGCGACCTGCGTGTCGAGAACTTCAACCGCTGGATCGCACGGGGCCGTGAGGGCAGCAACAAGGGACTGGTGCGCGCCGCGCCCGTGGGGTTCAGCCACCATCATCTCCCCGTTGTCCCACGGGAGTTCTCACCGCGTCTGGCCTACGCGCACGCACGGGACAACGGCACCTTCCTCGACGGGCCGCCCGAGGGGCACGACGCCGTCGTCACCGGGTTCACCGTCGACTATCCGGTGGAGGCCAGCCGGGACCTCAACGGGGTGGGGCTGCTGTACTTCGCGTCGTACTTCGCCATGCTCGACTGGGCGCTGCTGCGGCTATGGGCCCATCTGGGGCGCGGCGAGCGGGAGTTCCGCGACCGGGCAGTCCTCGACCAGCGGATCTGCTACCTCGGCAACGCCGACGCGGACACCACGATCCGTATCACGCTGATCTTGTGGCGCAACACGGCCGATCCGTCCGAGGAACGCATTGAGGCGGTCCTGCACGACCTCGGACGGGACACCGCCCTGGCCGTGGCCGAGCTGAAGGTCGCCGGCGGGAAGCCGGGCCGATGA